A single region of the Nitrospirota bacterium genome encodes:
- the uvrA gene encoding excinuclease ABC subunit UvrA: protein MSVDKLIIKGTRQNNLKNISLTLPHNKLITFTGISGSGKSSLAFDTIFAEGQWRFIESLSTYARLFLEKLDRPDVDSIQNIRPAIALEQRNTVKTSRSTVGTMTEISDYLRLLFSKIAQPHCPVCGDGLKSWSPSSVVQELLEKYNGEKALIIFSTKRPVQELQKEGFHRVLIDGEISELASINTKHSALDIVLDRLIIKPEPRLSDSIETAWQHGSSNVKIVIVKSEEENITLLYSSALKCHKCDIEVARPQPLLFSFNHPLGACPKCKGFGNTLEYSEDSIIPDKDLSLEEGAIDPWNKPSYIWWYEQFAKKAKKAGIRLDIPYKDLPQESKALIFEGSKDFYGINDFFNELENKRYKLHVRVFLTRYREAVQCANCGGSKLSREALAFTIGGLNIAQISDMPILNLREFISGLTFSKYEEEVTGEILRQIRQKLDFLIRVGVEYLTINRLTKTLSGGESQRINLANQLASKLTGTLYVLDEPTVGLHARDVKKIADILRELAEIGNTVITVEHDQSIIESSDWVVELGPGGGEKGGRLMFSGTVEDFMKSGTLTATHIKETGIIPAPKSRRMSSGNFLTIKNASGNNLKNVDISIPLQRFTCVTGVSGSGKSTLIDRTLYRALANAFKESFESPEPFESIKGIEHLKGVRIIDQQPIGKSPRSNPVTYIKGFDHIRKIFADEQAAKNLGFGPGHFSFNAEEGRCDACMGVGYQKLEMYFFEDLYITCEECKGKRFRPEILNITYNGKNIHEALNLTVDEAVRFFNRVPSLLKKLELMSSVGLGYLRLGQPVTTLSGGESQRLKICAELGAGSMTDHLYILDEPTVGLHPEDITKLLKVIDHLLSAGNTVVIVEHNLDIIKCADWIIDLGPEGGEKGGYIVAEGRPEDIAKEKKSYTGRYLKEHLKRTNHK from the coding sequence ATGTCAGTGGATAAATTGATAATCAAAGGGACGAGGCAGAACAACCTGAAGAATATCAGCCTCACCCTGCCCCACAACAAGCTGATCACGTTCACAGGCATATCAGGCTCGGGAAAATCATCCCTTGCGTTCGATACGATATTCGCAGAAGGCCAGTGGCGTTTTATCGAGTCGCTGTCCACCTATGCAAGGCTCTTTCTTGAAAAGTTAGACAGGCCTGATGTCGACAGCATTCAGAACATAAGGCCTGCGATCGCACTTGAACAGAGAAACACGGTAAAGACCTCCCGCTCCACCGTAGGAACCATGACAGAGATCTCCGACTACCTGCGGCTGCTCTTCTCAAAGATCGCGCAGCCTCACTGCCCTGTGTGCGGGGATGGGCTTAAGTCATGGTCGCCCTCTTCAGTTGTGCAGGAGCTGCTTGAGAAATATAATGGAGAAAAGGCGTTAATAATCTTCAGTACTAAGCGTCCGGTACAGGAACTTCAGAAAGAGGGATTTCATCGTGTATTGATAGACGGTGAAATATCAGAGCTCGCTTCAATTAATACCAAACACTCTGCACTCGACATCGTGCTTGACCGGCTGATTATAAAACCTGAGCCGCGGCTCTCTGATTCTATCGAGACCGCATGGCAGCACGGCAGCAGTAATGTAAAGATAGTGATCGTGAAGAGCGAGGAAGAGAACATAACCCTGCTCTATTCATCAGCTCTTAAATGCCATAAATGCGATATCGAAGTGGCACGGCCGCAGCCTCTGCTATTCTCATTCAACCATCCGTTAGGCGCATGTCCCAAATGTAAAGGCTTCGGCAACACGCTTGAGTATTCCGAAGACTCTATCATCCCTGACAAAGACCTATCACTTGAAGAAGGCGCGATAGACCCATGGAACAAGCCGTCTTACATATGGTGGTATGAGCAGTTTGCCAAGAAAGCGAAGAAAGCAGGCATCAGGCTTGATATACCTTATAAAGATCTGCCGCAGGAATCAAAAGCCCTGATCTTTGAAGGCAGTAAAGACTTCTACGGTATCAATGATTTCTTCAACGAGCTTGAGAATAAAAGATACAAGCTCCATGTAAGGGTCTTTCTGACAAGATACCGTGAGGCTGTTCAATGCGCAAACTGCGGCGGAAGCAAGCTGAGCCGTGAGGCGCTTGCCTTTACTATCGGCGGGCTCAATATCGCGCAGATATCTGATATGCCGATCCTGAACCTGAGGGAATTTATCTCAGGCCTCACTTTCTCAAAATATGAAGAAGAGGTCACAGGTGAGATATTAAGGCAGATCAGGCAGAAGCTCGACTTTCTTATACGGGTTGGCGTGGAGTATCTTACCATCAACCGGCTCACCAAGACGCTCTCAGGCGGAGAGTCGCAGAGGATCAACCTCGCAAACCAGCTCGCATCAAAACTCACAGGCACGCTCTATGTGCTTGATGAACCAACAGTCGGGCTTCACGCACGGGATGTAAAGAAGATAGCCGACATATTGAGAGAGCTTGCTGAAATAGGAAATACCGTCATCACTGTTGAGCATGACCAGTCGATCATAGAATCCTCTGACTGGGTAGTTGAACTTGGGCCCGGCGGTGGTGAGAAAGGCGGCAGGCTGATGTTTTCAGGCACAGTGGAAGACTTTATGAAGAGCGGCACATTGACCGCAACGCATATCAAAGAGACAGGCATCATACCTGCGCCCAAGAGCAGGAGGATGAGCAGCGGCAATTTCCTTACGATAAAGAATGCGTCAGGCAACAACCTCAAGAATGTCGATATCAGCATACCGCTTCAGAGGTTCACCTGCGTAACAGGCGTATCCGGTTCAGGCAAGAGCACTCTCATTGACAGGACATTATATAGAGCGCTTGCAAATGCATTTAAAGAGAGCTTTGAATCACCTGAGCCTTTTGAGTCCATCAAAGGCATCGAGCATCTGAAGGGTGTAAGGATAATAGACCAGCAGCCCATAGGCAAGAGCCCGCGTTCAAATCCGGTCACATATATAAAGGGGTTCGATCACATAAGAAAGATATTTGCCGATGAGCAGGCTGCGAAGAATCTCGGCTTCGGGCCGGGGCACTTCTCGTTCAATGCAGAGGAAGGGCGGTGCGATGCGTGTATGGGCGTGGGATACCAGAAACTTGAGATGTACTTTTTTGAGGACCTCTATATAACCTGCGAAGAGTGCAAGGGCAAAAGGTTCCGTCCTGAGATATTGAACATAACCTATAACGGTAAAAACATACATGAGGCGCTGAACCTCACGGTTGATGAGGCTGTCAGGTTCTTCAATCGTGTGCCGTCGCTTCTGAAGAAACTGGAGCTCATGTCTTCGGTCGGGCTCGGCTATCTGCGGCTTGGCCAGCCTGTCACAACGCTCTCAGGAGGCGAATCACAGCGACTCAAGATATGCGCCGAGCTCGGGGCGGGAAGCATGACAGACCACTTGTATATACTTGATGAGCCCACTGTAGGCCTTCATCCCGAGGACATCACAAAACTCCTTAAAGTTATCGACCACCTCCTCAGCGCAGGCAATACCGTGGTCATA